A single window of Nocardioides baekrokdamisoli DNA harbors:
- a CDS encoding PadR family transcriptional regulator, whose translation MARRAESIELAVLGLLHEGPMHGYELRKRLNLMLGWGRLLSYGSLYPTLKRMLRADLIEETTVRDAGLSRRPKIVYEITEAGQRAFTELMSEVGPIAWEDDNFDIRFAFFGRTDMEIRLRVLEGRRSRLQERLDRVQQQLAMTQKEVNQYAAELQRHGLESAEREVRWLSSLIDAERTSAAPASVENT comes from the coding sequence ATGGCACGTCGTGCAGAGTCAATCGAGCTCGCAGTCCTCGGACTGCTGCACGAAGGACCCATGCACGGATACGAGTTGCGCAAGCGACTCAACCTGATGCTCGGGTGGGGTCGCCTGCTGTCGTACGGCTCGCTCTACCCCACGCTCAAGCGGATGCTCCGCGCTGATCTGATCGAGGAGACCACGGTTCGCGACGCCGGCCTGAGCCGCCGCCCGAAGATCGTCTACGAGATCACCGAAGCAGGACAGCGGGCCTTCACCGAGTTGATGTCGGAGGTCGGCCCCATCGCTTGGGAGGACGACAACTTCGACATCCGTTTCGCCTTCTTCGGCCGAACGGACATGGAGATCCGTCTCCGCGTGCTCGAGGGTCGGCGCAGCAGGTTGCAGGAGCGACTGGATCGGGTCCAGCAGCAGCTGGCGATGACCCAGAAGGAAGTCAATCAGTATGCCGCGGAGCTCCAGCGCCACGGTCTGGAGTCGGCTGAGCGCGAAGTGCGCTGGCTGTCCTCGCTGATCGATGCAGAGCGTACGTCGGCCGCACCCGCGTCCGTCGAGAACACCTAA
- a CDS encoding alanine racemase: MTVRLEIDGDRWRTHLRRVALTNPGLVPVAKGNGYGFGLASLARRAEWLGVDTIAVGTYTEIPEVIDRFSGDVLVLTPWTPGQAIPEDSKVARRLIHTIAHPGDAQALRDIHPRIRYVLEMATSMRRHGMTAAELRSEHHLQDGVTLHLPLVGDNLSEARELLAHHRGTAYVSHLSGADVLELERDDLRIRPRVGTKLWLGDLAAFKVSATVLEVHEVSRGDEFGYRRRHAPRPGRLLVVSGGTAHGIGLEAPAGDTSLKTRAKTAIKGTLEATGWHRSPFIWDGEPLRFAEPPHMQASLLWLPMGARVPDRGDRLDLRIRYTTTTFDETVIV; the protein is encoded by the coding sequence ATGACCGTCCGCCTCGAGATCGACGGCGACCGCTGGCGTACGCACTTGCGCCGGGTCGCGCTCACCAACCCTGGACTGGTCCCGGTCGCGAAGGGCAATGGGTACGGCTTCGGCCTGGCCTCGCTCGCACGCCGGGCCGAATGGCTCGGCGTGGACACCATCGCGGTCGGGACGTACACCGAGATCCCGGAGGTCATCGACCGCTTCAGCGGCGATGTCCTCGTCCTCACACCGTGGACACCAGGTCAGGCGATCCCCGAGGACTCCAAGGTCGCGCGGCGGCTGATCCACACGATCGCCCACCCCGGCGATGCCCAGGCGCTCCGCGACATCCACCCGCGGATCCGGTACGTCCTGGAGATGGCGACCTCGATGCGCCGGCACGGCATGACGGCCGCCGAACTCCGGAGCGAGCATCACCTGCAGGACGGCGTCACCCTGCACCTTCCGCTCGTCGGCGACAACCTCTCCGAAGCACGGGAGTTGCTCGCGCATCACCGGGGCACCGCGTACGTGAGTCACTTGTCAGGCGCCGATGTGCTGGAGCTCGAGCGCGACGACCTCAGGATCCGGCCGCGCGTCGGCACCAAGCTGTGGCTCGGTGACCTGGCCGCGTTCAAGGTGAGCGCGACGGTGCTCGAGGTGCACGAGGTCAGCCGCGGTGATGAGTTCGGCTACCGCCGACGCCACGCACCTCGGCCCGGGCGACTCCTGGTCGTCAGCGGCGGCACGGCACACGGCATCGGGCTGGAGGCGCCCGCCGGCGACACCTCGCTGAAGACCCGGGCAAAGACCGCAATCAAGGGCACCTTGGAAGCCACCGGCTGGCACCGGTCACCGTTCATCTGGGACGGCGAGCCGCTCCGATTCGCCGAGCCGCCGCACATGCAGGCCTCGCTGCTCTGGCTGCCGATGGGCGCCCGCGTCCCTGATCGCGGCGATCGCCTCGATCTCAGGATCCGCTACACCACGACGACATTCGACGAAACCGTCATCGTCTGA
- a CDS encoding transglycosylase domain-containing protein, with product MSNPAKKPAARRPAAPQGAWDKFRAMNSKRRWILALKWSTVISLSFVLFIVAAGFVMYETTKIPDPNAAYESQASLVYYSDGKTVIGDFSNQYRISLTYNQMPATIKDAVVAAEDRTFWTNNGIDLRGILRALVNNAGGNSLQGASTITQQYVKLVYLNSERSYTRKVKEAILALKLEQSISKQEILTRYLNAVYFGRSAYGIEAASEAYFGIHAAKLNTRQAAMLASIINNPNNLDPRGSKAEKTNLTKRYDYVLQGMVSTGNLKEAVAQHYIALGLPDSKPQSVNRNTLGDQKGHILQLVKNQLLSLGFSSEQIDRGGLRITTTLQKKGMDAAECGVIGRPGPNETRADPCQEFGAAVPANYSGERPSSCYYGTGDACLSDKNLHIGVAMVKPGTGDLVGFYGGQDYVESQLNWAATGGMAGSSMKPITLATAIEAGYTLKSTWTGGATYGFYGASCQPFVPSSCVQNEADAAGQPTGYGHPLTSVEALENSVNTAFSDMTMSIPNGPKAIYNNALAMGLTPNTADPKHPVGIPTSTTDLLPDDVRITLGKAHVSPINMANTYATIADGGQRADVHVVQTVTDANGAVKYQFKQHTTQAIPQDVSDDVSYAMQQVVLNGTGKNAMALGRPAAGKTGTATNGNNDVSSAWFSGFTPQMATSVMYVRGNGTEKIDRWMPSYFGADYPTRTWTEVMKLYLTGEPTEQFPPPANVSGTAPQSGHTYTPPPPPPPAPKPTKTPTSKPTKTKTPKPNPGGGNSSGTPSSSPTGLILPRKP from the coding sequence GTGAGCAACCCTGCGAAGAAGCCCGCTGCGCGCCGACCGGCCGCACCGCAGGGCGCCTGGGACAAGTTCCGCGCCATGAACAGCAAGAGGCGGTGGATCCTTGCCCTCAAGTGGTCCACCGTGATCAGCCTGAGCTTCGTCCTGTTCATCGTCGCCGCGGGCTTCGTGATGTATGAGACCACCAAGATCCCGGACCCCAACGCGGCGTACGAGTCGCAGGCATCGCTGGTCTACTACAGCGACGGCAAGACCGTGATCGGCGACTTCTCGAACCAGTACCGAATCTCGTTGACCTACAACCAGATGCCGGCCACCATCAAGGACGCGGTCGTCGCTGCCGAGGACCGTACGTTCTGGACCAACAACGGCATCGACCTGCGCGGCATCCTGCGCGCCCTGGTCAACAACGCTGGCGGCAATTCTCTGCAGGGCGCCTCCACGATCACCCAGCAGTACGTGAAGTTGGTGTACCTGAACTCGGAGCGGTCCTACACCCGCAAGGTCAAGGAAGCCATCCTGGCGTTGAAGCTCGAGCAGTCGATCTCGAAGCAGGAGATCCTCACCCGCTACCTCAACGCCGTCTACTTCGGGCGGAGCGCGTACGGCATCGAGGCGGCCTCCGAGGCGTACTTCGGCATCCACGCCGCGAAGCTCAACACTCGCCAGGCCGCGATGCTCGCCTCGATCATCAACAACCCGAACAACCTCGACCCGCGAGGGAGCAAGGCGGAGAAGACCAACCTGACCAAGAGGTACGACTACGTCCTCCAGGGCATGGTCAGCACCGGCAACTTGAAGGAGGCCGTGGCGCAGCACTACATCGCGCTGGGCCTGCCGGACAGCAAGCCACAGTCGGTGAACCGCAACACCCTCGGTGACCAGAAGGGTCACATCCTCCAGTTGGTCAAGAACCAGCTGCTCAGCCTCGGATTCTCCTCGGAGCAGATCGATCGCGGCGGTCTGCGGATCACCACGACCCTGCAGAAGAAGGGGATGGACGCGGCCGAATGCGGCGTCATCGGCCGTCCCGGCCCGAACGAGACTCGCGCAGATCCGTGCCAGGAATTCGGCGCAGCTGTGCCTGCGAACTACAGCGGGGAGCGTCCCAGCTCGTGCTACTACGGCACAGGCGACGCCTGCCTGTCGGACAAGAACCTGCACATCGGTGTCGCGATGGTGAAGCCCGGCACCGGTGACCTCGTCGGCTTCTACGGCGGCCAGGACTATGTCGAGTCCCAGCTCAACTGGGCTGCCACCGGTGGCATGGCGGGTTCCTCGATGAAGCCGATCACCTTGGCGACGGCCATCGAGGCCGGTTACACACTCAAGTCCACCTGGACCGGTGGCGCGACGTACGGCTTCTACGGCGCGAGCTGCCAGCCGTTCGTACCGTCGAGCTGCGTACAGAATGAAGCCGACGCTGCCGGTCAGCCGACCGGATATGGCCACCCGCTGACGTCCGTCGAGGCGTTGGAGAACTCGGTCAACACTGCGTTCTCGGACATGACTATGTCGATCCCCAACGGTCCGAAGGCGATCTACAACAACGCATTGGCCATGGGCCTGACGCCGAACACGGCCGACCCGAAGCACCCCGTCGGCATCCCGACCAGCACCACCGACCTGCTGCCGGACGACGTACGCATCACGCTCGGCAAGGCGCACGTGAGCCCGATCAACATGGCCAACACGTACGCGACCATTGCCGACGGCGGCCAGCGCGCGGACGTGCACGTGGTCCAGACGGTGACCGACGCCAACGGTGCTGTGAAGTATCAGTTCAAGCAGCACACCACGCAGGCCATTCCTCAGGACGTGTCTGACGACGTCTCGTACGCGATGCAGCAGGTGGTCCTGAACGGAACCGGTAAGAATGCGATGGCGTTGGGCCGCCCGGCAGCCGGCAAGACCGGTACGGCGACCAACGGCAACAACGACGTGTCGTCGGCCTGGTTCAGTGGATTCACGCCGCAGATGGCCACATCGGTGATGTACGTACGCGGCAACGGCACCGAGAAGATCGACCGGTGGATGCCGTCGTACTTCGGCGCCGACTACCCGACCCGGACGTGGACCGAGGTGATGAAGCTCTACCTGACCGGGGAGCCGACGGAGCAGTTCCCGCCGCCGGCCAATGTGAGCGGTACGGCTCCGCAGTCCGGCCACACGTACACGCCGCCTCCGCCGCCTCCGCCGGCCCCGAAGCCGACGAAGACGCCGACCAGCAAGCCGACCAAGACGAAGACGCCGAAGCCGAACCCCGGTGGCGGCAACAGCAGCGGCACGCCTTCCAGCAGCCCGACCGGCCTCATCCTGCCTCGTAAGCCGTGA
- a CDS encoding lipid II:glycine glycyltransferase FemX, which yields MAVIVRPISAAEHLAYLDQRIGDASVSFLQTPAWARVKTEWRAESLGFFPGEVLSGVALVLHRPVPKLKKTTLAYVPEGPVLDWEGDTADALTSLAAYLKKGGAFAVRIGPPVVVATWTAEQVKQGIADESIARLTDLTPSTTNEAGAKLTTELKAAGWQLQSPEDGFGAGQPQFTYEIPLAGRTEQDLLSGMNQLWRRNIKKADKEGVVVTRVLGGTDDDLQAFHDLYVHTAERDHFTPRGVTYFKVMRDAMQSESNQRFQLFLAHHEGDLVAATIYVQVGAHTWYSYGASSTEKRDVRGSNAIQWAMIRAALEDGAAVYDLRGITPTLDPADSHVGLIQFKVGTGGQAVQYVGEWDLPLRPLIHKAFQMYMGSR from the coding sequence CTGGCCGTGATCGTTCGACCCATCAGCGCCGCCGAGCATCTGGCGTACCTGGATCAACGCATCGGTGACGCCAGCGTCAGCTTCCTGCAGACGCCGGCCTGGGCGCGGGTCAAGACCGAATGGCGTGCGGAATCACTCGGCTTCTTCCCCGGCGAGGTTCTCAGCGGCGTCGCGCTCGTCCTGCACCGCCCCGTCCCGAAGTTGAAGAAGACGACGCTGGCGTACGTCCCCGAGGGGCCCGTCCTTGACTGGGAAGGTGACACCGCCGACGCACTGACCAGCCTCGCGGCGTACCTCAAGAAGGGCGGCGCCTTCGCGGTACGCATCGGCCCTCCGGTCGTCGTCGCGACGTGGACCGCCGAGCAGGTCAAGCAAGGCATCGCCGACGAATCGATCGCGCGTCTGACCGACCTCACGCCGAGCACCACCAACGAGGCCGGTGCGAAGCTGACCACCGAACTCAAGGCCGCGGGCTGGCAGTTGCAGAGCCCCGAGGACGGGTTCGGTGCCGGCCAGCCGCAATTCACGTACGAGATCCCGCTCGCCGGCAGGACGGAGCAGGACCTGCTGAGCGGGATGAACCAGCTCTGGCGCCGCAACATCAAGAAGGCCGACAAGGAGGGCGTCGTCGTCACCCGGGTCCTCGGCGGCACCGACGACGACCTGCAGGCATTCCATGACCTGTACGTCCACACGGCCGAGCGCGACCACTTCACCCCGCGGGGAGTGACGTATTTCAAGGTCATGCGCGACGCCATGCAGAGCGAGAGCAACCAGCGCTTCCAACTCTTCCTCGCCCACCACGAGGGCGACCTCGTCGCGGCCACCATCTACGTCCAGGTCGGCGCCCACACCTGGTACTCCTACGGCGCCTCCTCGACCGAGAAGCGCGACGTACGCGGCTCCAACGCGATCCAGTGGGCGATGATCCGGGCCGCGCTCGAGGACGGCGCCGCGGTGTACGACCTGCGCGGCATCACCCCGACGCTGGATCCCGCGGACAGTCACGTCGGGTTGATCCAGTTCAAGGTCGGCACCGGCGGGCAGGCCGTGCAGTACGTCGGCGAGTGGGACCTGCCGCTCCGGCCGCTGATCCACAAGGCCTTCCAGATGTACATGGGTTCCCGATGA
- a CDS encoding glycosyltransferase 87 family protein: protein MSAAIGGPRGRHAHGYVDWLPAGAVVLVLTTLTFAVGMLQKTSCATRGWDSGIRYTHLCASEVPGAYAAQGLDHPVLTTYWASVMAQLTRWIHDSTTMFVIVNGVGFALLAVLAAFLLTRVRPDRPWEIAAFAVSPALLLTGLVSWELLAVAAVAAALWAYSRGDLGLTGVAIGLGTAADVYPVALLVALLILSIRRRELGSWAIVTLVAGASWFILNVPAMLNRWDAWKGFWSQLIHHGAGAGSFWLLLQDSSGTSIAPATLNICAGIVLGALLVGILTLGVLAHREPTFAELGLLCVLAVVLVDKVYAPQYVLWLLPLAVLARPRWRDQLAWQGAEVLFFCATAWNLAGLMSSGDGPAAMYDITIAIRLCAEIGLGGAVVFSLLRPQTMTVSSNVVVV from the coding sequence ATGAGTGCCGCGATCGGTGGCCCGCGCGGTCGGCACGCTCACGGCTACGTCGACTGGTTGCCTGCTGGCGCGGTCGTGCTCGTGCTGACCACGCTCACGTTCGCGGTCGGGATGCTGCAGAAGACGTCCTGTGCGACGAGGGGGTGGGACTCCGGGATCCGTTACACGCATCTGTGTGCCTCGGAGGTGCCAGGTGCGTACGCGGCCCAGGGTCTCGACCACCCGGTCCTGACGACGTACTGGGCCTCGGTCATGGCGCAGCTCACGCGCTGGATCCATGACTCGACGACCATGTTCGTCATCGTCAATGGAGTCGGGTTCGCTCTCCTGGCGGTCCTTGCCGCCTTTCTGCTGACCCGGGTCCGGCCCGATCGGCCGTGGGAGATCGCGGCCTTCGCCGTGTCGCCTGCGCTCCTGCTCACCGGCCTGGTGAGTTGGGAACTGCTCGCGGTCGCGGCCGTCGCGGCGGCGCTCTGGGCGTACTCGCGCGGCGATCTCGGCCTCACCGGCGTAGCGATCGGCCTCGGCACCGCTGCAGATGTCTATCCCGTAGCGCTGCTCGTGGCTCTGCTGATCCTGTCGATCCGACGCCGTGAGCTGGGCTCCTGGGCCATCGTCACCCTGGTCGCTGGGGCGTCGTGGTTCATCCTCAACGTGCCGGCGATGTTGAATCGGTGGGACGCCTGGAAGGGGTTCTGGTCCCAGCTGATCCATCACGGTGCCGGTGCCGGTTCGTTCTGGTTGCTGCTCCAGGACTCATCCGGGACCTCGATCGCCCCAGCCACGCTCAACATCTGCGCGGGGATCGTCCTCGGAGCGCTCCTCGTCGGCATCCTGACGCTCGGCGTACTCGCACACCGCGAGCCGACGTTCGCCGAACTCGGGCTGCTGTGCGTGCTGGCCGTCGTCCTGGTGGACAAGGTGTACGCACCTCAGTACGTGCTGTGGCTGCTCCCGCTCGCCGTCCTGGCTCGGCCGCGGTGGCGCGACCAGTTGGCCTGGCAGGGAGCCGAGGTGCTGTTCTTCTGCGCCACTGCCTGGAACCTCGCGGGGCTGATGTCCTCCGGCGACGGGCCGGCGGCGATGTATGACATCACGATCGCGATCCGCCTGTGTGCCGAGATCGGTCTTGGCGGCGCGGTCGTGTTCAGCCTGCTGAGGCCTCAGACGATGACGGTTTCGTCGAATGTCGTCGTGGTGTAG